The Dehalococcoidales bacterium genomic sequence TACGGAATAGGAGGTAACAAATAATGGCACTCACACTGGCAGAAGCAGCCAAGCTGTCCAATGACATGTTGCTGCAAGGGGTCGTGGAGACAATCGTCAAGGAATCTCCGGTCCTGCAAAGGCTTCCCTTTGTGGAGATTGTGGGCAATGGCCTGACATACAACCAGGAGAATACCCTGCCTTCAATCGATTTCTACGATGTTGGCGATACCTGGGCGGAGTCGACACCGACCTTTGAGCAGAAGACGGCCAATCTGAAGATTATGGGAGGGGATGCCGACGTCGATAACTTCCTTAAGGCGACCCGCTCCAATGTCCAGGACCTTGAGGCGGCGGTGGTGGAGCTAAAGGCCAAAGCACTCAAGGATAAGTTCGAGGAGAGCTTCATCTACGGTAATGCCACGGCCAACCCCAAGCAGTTCGACGGTCTGAGGAATCTCATCGATACCGAGAGCGTAGGCTCTCAGGTGATAGCTGCCGGGGCTACCGGGGCGACCATGACCCTGTCCATGCTGGACGAACTCATCGATGCGGTGAAGGGCGGTAAGCCGGACATGCTGCTGATGAGTCGCCGCTCCCGGCGCAAGATTAATGCCCTTATCAGGGCTTCGGGCAGCATGATGGAAACCGACCGGGACAGGTGGGGTAACTTCGTCCATTTCTGGGACGGTATTGCTATCGGGGTCAATGACTGGATACTGGACACCCACGTGCTGAGCGGGAGTGTTGAGACGGCCACGACCGGCGGTGACTGCTCTACGGTCTATGCCATACAGGCGGGTGAGGGCGGACTCTGCGGCCTGACCGCACCCGGGCACCTGACTGTGGAGCCTATTGGTTCCCTGGAAACCAAGGATGCCACCCGGAACCGGATAAAGTGGTATGTCTCGCTGGCATTGTTCAGCTCTGTTAAGGCAGCGGCACTCATTGGAGCTCAGGACTAGGTGTATTAGGGCGGGTTCACCCGCCCTAATACCTGGTGGAAGGTGGGACCTTCCGCAGCATCTGACGGCAGGCTTTGCCTGCCGCAGCATCTGACAAGCGGGTGAACCGGCCTGAATACCTGGCGGAGCGCCTGACAGTAGAAATACAGACAGAGGAGGAGAGAGATGGCTTTTTCAGACCCGGGAACGGGGAGAGTTGCTCTGGATTC encodes the following:
- a CDS encoding phage major capsid protein, translated to MALTLAEAAKLSNDMLLQGVVETIVKESPVLQRLPFVEIVGNGLTYNQENTLPSIDFYDVGDTWAESTPTFEQKTANLKIMGGDADVDNFLKATRSNVQDLEAAVVELKAKALKDKFEESFIYGNATANPKQFDGLRNLIDTESVGSQVIAAGATGATMTLSMLDELIDAVKGGKPDMLLMSRRSRRKINALIRASGSMMETDRDRWGNFVHFWDGIAIGVNDWILDTHVLSGSVETATTGGDCSTVYAIQAGEGGLCGLTAPGHLTVEPIGSLETKDATRNRIKWYVSLALFSSVKAAALIGAQD